CACGCGCCACGGCGCTAGGACACAAGGGGCACCTCGTATGTGGCACTGTGGCCGGCACAACTGTCGTCACCATGGAAGGTCGATTTCATTCGTACGAGGGCTATGCGGCCGCGCACATTACGTTGCCGGTGCGCGTGATGAAGCAGCTTGGCGTCGAACTTTTGATTGTGTCGAACGCCAGTGGCGGATTGAACCCCAACTACTCTGTGGGGGACGTCGTGGTGCTGGACGATCACATTAACTTGATGCCGGCTAATCCTCTGGTGGGCATCAATGATGAAGTATTGGGGCCACGCTTCCCGGACATGAGCGAGCCCTATGATCCTGCGCTGGTGGCACGGGCGCTCGAGATTGCGCGGCGCGAGAACTTCGTAGCGCATCGAGGCGTTTACGTGGGCCTGTCCGGTCCGAATTACGAAACCCGCGCCGAATATCGCTTCTTGCGCCTCATCGGCGCGGACGTCGTGGGCATGTCCACCGTTCCTGAAGTGATCGTGGCCGCTCACGCCAGATTGCGTGTGCTGGCGCTTTCGGTCGTTACAAATGTCTGTCGTCCCAACGTGGTCGCCGTAAGCGATGGCGCTAGCGTGGTTCGCGCGGCACAATCTGCCGAGCCCAACGTGCGCAAGATTGTCCTGGCTATTCTGGCAGACCTTGCCAGTGGCACGGAGCCGGCCGAGTCGAGCCGCTGCGCAACCGCGGATCGCGTTCCTCACGACGTTCAACCCTGAGAGAAACCGAATCCCGGCCCATGAACGTCCTGCAATGCATCGCGAGAAAGCGAGACGGAGAAGCGCTCAGTGCCGACGAAATCGACGCGCTGGTGCGGGCCTACGCGACCAACCACATTCCAGACTATCAGATGTCGGCCTGGGCAATGGCCGTCTATCTACGGGGCATGAATAGCGCCGAGACCATGGCTCTGACGCGCGCGATGCTTCACTCGGGCCAGACGCTCGAAGCAGACGATGCCACCCCACGTGTCGACAAACACTCGACGGGAGGAATTGGCGATAAATCGTCGTTCACCATCGCACCGTTGCTGGCTTGCTGTGGGCTGCACGTGCCGATGATCTCGGGTCGGGGGTTGGGGGCAACCGGAGGGACGCTCGACAAGCTCGAATCGATACCAGGATTGCGTACGAATCTGTCCGCAGGCGAGGTTCGCGACATCGTGCGGCGTGTCGGCTGCGTCATCACGAGCGCCTCGGCCGAGTTGGTGCCGGCTGACCGCAAATTGTACGCGCTGCGCGACGTGACCGGCACCGTCGCGTCGATTCCCTTGATTACGGCTAGCATTCTCAGCAAGAAGCTGGCAGAGAACCTGACGGCCTTGGTGC
Above is a window of Pirellulales bacterium DNA encoding:
- a CDS encoding purine-nucleoside phosphorylase — translated: MTESACQINAAAAAIRAAWSGQPRVGIILGTGLAGFSDQIDREAVLNYEDIPHFPRATALGHKGHLVCGTVAGTTVVTMEGRFHSYEGYAAAHITLPVRVMKQLGVELLIVSNASGGLNPNYSVGDVVVLDDHINLMPANPLVGINDEVLGPRFPDMSEPYDPALVARALEIARRENFVAHRGVYVGLSGPNYETRAEYRFLRLIGADVVGMSTVPEVIVAAHARLRVLALSVVTNVCRPNVVAVSDGASVVRAAQSAEPNVRKIVLAILADLASGTEPAESSRCATADRVPHDVQP